CCTGACGGCTTCGCTGACATCGGGGGACACCCCTATCGCCCCATCGGCAAGACGCATCAAGGCACCGCCGAGGATGCGCCAGGGCCTGCCCATCAGCTCAACCTCCCTGCGGCTGTGCGCCGTGTAGAAGATCCTTGAGCCGTGGCGCCTTGCCCCGTAGAAACCATAGAAGAATGGCGTGAAATGGTGGGCGTTCACCACGCGGATGGCGTTTGCCCCGATGAAATCCGAGATACCGCGCATGACACTCAGCGCGTCCTGCCGTGCCGAGCGCATCCGCGGAAGGAGCGTGGCAATGCCCATCTCTTCGAGCGTCTCCCGGAGGTCCCCGTCAATGAGCGCCGCCGCGAAGCAATTGAACCTCCCCCGGTCGAGACGGCGGCACAGGTCGATCACAACCCGTTCCGACCCCCCGGTGCGGAAAGTCTGAAGGATGAAGAGAATGTTGGTCTTGGAGGTCATTGTATGCTCTGCATCTCAGGTCTCAGGTCTCAGGTCTCAGGTCTCAGGTGAAAAACACGAAAGCATGAAAGCTTGAAACATGGAACCTGAAACCTGAAACTGTCTTTACCGTTGTGTTGCCCAGGTTGTGTACTTTTCGCCTTTGAGGAATTTGATCCAGCCGATGAGGATCGCGAGGTTCACGGCGCAGAAGGCGTGTGCCGCACGGGACAGGCGGGTGAGGAAGGAGAGGGGAATGTTGAGGGACCCCGCAAGCCACAGGACATAGAGACAGGCCTGCAGGAAAAGGATCGCCCCGTACACAGACCCTCCACCCGCAACCGTGATGAGGACGTTCGTGAACAAGGCGGTGAAGAGCGCGAAGGGGGCGAAGAACCGCATGAGCTTGTGCGAGACGAGTTCGAAGGAGAACAGGGGGAATCTGAAGGGATTCAGGAGCCCCGGATGCCTGAAGATGGCCCTCAAGGACCTCGTCGTTATCCTCACGTGCCTCGTGAACTCACCGGACACGTCGGGGGCGGCGGGCTCGAGACAGAACGCGTCGGGGGCAAGAATTCCCCGGTAACCCTGCCGCACTATCCTGAGGGGTATCACGAGATCGTTGATGTCGCTGGCATCGAGGGGCCGGTAGAGGGACTTGCGGATGGCAAATATCGCTCCGTCCGCGCCGACGCAGGAGCCTATCCTGCCCTCGAGTGCCTTCGTAAGCCTCTCGACGCGGGTGTACAACCCGGCGGGGGACGATCCGCCGTCACCTTCCCGGGAGAGGTATTCCGTCCTGCCCGTCACGAACCCGATCTCCCTGTCGGAGAAACTCTCCACCAGGCACCTTACCGCCCGGCGGTCGTACCGCGAATTGGCGTCGGAGAAAACGATGATATCCCCCGCCGTTTCAGGCACGGTCCTGTTCAGGCAGGCCGTCTTGCCGATGTGTCCTTCACAGCGTTTCAGGACGATGGCCCGACCCTCGTATTTGCGCACGATATCGTCGGTCCCGTCGCTCGACGCGTCGGAGACGACCACGATCTCGAGGAGTTCCTCCGGATAGTCGAGATCGAGAGAATTGAGCAGCTTGTCTTCGATCGCTGCTGCTTCATTGTACGCTGAAATGAGGAGACTCACCTTCGGAAGGCGGTCGGTCCCGGGATAAACCGGCCTGTGTGTCCCGAAGACACCAAGGACCGCAAGAACGAGAGGGTAGCCCGCGTAAGCGTAGAAAACAACGAGAACCGCCGTCCAGAACACTAATGCTATGTATGCCGTAAGGTCCATGGTCAGGCCCTTTCCCTCCTCGCCACACCGGGCGCGGCCATGTCTACGCCGAGGGCGCGGCCCTCTGTCCCGACGCGTCGTGCCGGCCTGAGGAGGCGGGCCATCTCGTCCCGGTCCCCGTCCCTGACATAACGGTGCAGCGGCAGTGTGACAAGACGGTCCGCAACGAGACGGGCCGAGGGAAAGGCCATCCCGGCGAACCGATGCGCTATCTGGGAGATCTCGTTTATCGGAGAGGGATACATCCGTGTTATCCCAAGACCCCTTTCCTTCGCTGTCGAACATATCCTTTGCCTGCGCTCCCGGCTCTCCGTCATGAAGGGAAGCCTCAGGTAGCCGGCGGACGACGGGTCGCCCGCGATCCGGGCCGAGTCGAGCGCGCGCCACAGCATCCCCGCCTGCTCTCTCCGAACGGACACGGCCGCCTCCAGGCGCCGGCGCCATGTCGTGCACAACCCGGCCTGCATGGGGGAGAACCTCATCACCGGGAACCGGGTGTCGAAGACGGTGCGGCCCAGGTGCAGAAAAGGAAGGGCCGCGGGCAGGGAATAGAGGCGGGGACGAATAAAGAGGTTCATCGCCACAACCTTGATGTACTCCCTCGCCTGTCTCGCCTTGCCGGGCAGGGGAAGCGACGATAGCTCCCTGTCCACCGCGCTGCCTATGGCGTCGGAGTTGGTCACGATGATCCCGCCCGACCCGCAGGTCACGGGTTTTCCCCTCCCCAGACTGAAGAAGCCCACATCCCCGATGGTCCCCAG
The genomic region above belongs to Syntrophorhabdus sp. and contains:
- a CDS encoding glycosyltransferase family 4 protein, producing MTSKTNILFILQTFRTGGSERVVIDLCRRLDRGRFNCFAAALIDGDLRETLEEMGIATLLPRMRSARQDALSVMRGISDFIGANAIRVVNAHHFTPFFYGFYGARRHGSRIFYTAHSRREVELMGRPWRILGGALMRLADGAIGVSPDVSEAVR
- a CDS encoding glycosyltransferase family 2 protein; the encoded protein is MDLTAYIALVFWTAVLVVFYAYAGYPLVLAVLGVFGTHRPVYPGTDRLPKVSLLISAYNEAAAIEDKLLNSLDLDYPEELLEIVVVSDASSDGTDDIVRKYEGRAIVLKRCEGHIGKTACLNRTVPETAGDIIVFSDANSRYDRRAVRCLVESFSDREIGFVTGRTEYLSREGDGGSSPAGLYTRVERLTKALEGRIGSCVGADGAIFAIRKSLYRPLDASDINDLVIPLRIVRQGYRGILAPDAFCLEPAAPDVSGEFTRHVRITTRSLRAIFRHPGLLNPFRFPLFSFELVSHKLMRFFAPFALFTALFTNVLITVAGGGSVYGAILFLQACLYVLWLAGSLNIPLSFLTRLSRAAHAFCAVNLAILIGWIKFLKGEKYTTWATQR
- a CDS encoding aminotransferase DegT codes for the protein MRIRRTLSPTAAPLCPADLWKGLKGFFAGERYLKKLEKEIKDHFGVRYVWFVSSGKAALYVILRALRSLKPDRTEVLIPAYTCFSVPSAIVRAGLEVALCDVDASSFDFDGALLGKSINKRTLCVVPSHLFGIPSAMEGVVDICRERAVFVLEDAAQAMGVRRGGKMLGTIGDVGFFSLGRGKPVTCGSGGIIVTNSDAIGSAVDRELSSLPLPGKARQAREYIKVVAMNLFIRPRLYSLPAALPFLHLGRTVFDTRFPVMRFSPMQAGLCTTWRRRLEAAVSVRREQAGMLWRALDSARIAGDPSSAGYLRLPFMTESRERRQRICSTAKERGLGITRMYPSPINEISQIAHRFAGMAFPSARLVADRLVTLPLHRYVRDGDRDEMARLLRPARRVGTEGRALGVDMAAPGVARRERA